The nucleotide window TGCCGCTACCCGCCGTCGCGCTGTTGGCAATATGGGCGCCATTACTCAGACTCAGCGACAACTGTTGCCCCGCACTGACCTCGCCCATTGCCTGTTTGAAATCGATATCCCTTGCCTTGTATCCGGGGGTATCCGCATTGGCGATATTGTTGGCCAGCAACTCCATGCGCTGCTGGCGCAGCATCAGCGCTTGCTGATGAACACCGAGAGCTTTGTCGAAATTGATTGCCATATTTATTTACCGTTTCCTGCTAAAGGTTTTCGCGTTGTGGCCGTTAGATGTGTAGAGAATGTTTCTAACGACACGCCTTATCTCCGCTTTGCCCTTCCCAACGCAAACGCCGTGCCATATTTTTTTATTGTTATTTTTCAAATAGATAAAGAAAAACGACACTGCCAGCGCCAGATTTCCGGCAAGGCTTTGCCGCCTTTTCCGAAAGGAACCGGCAAGACTTTGGCAGCGACCGGCAATCGCGTTTTCTCACCACTGGCACGCCCCTTGCTCAATCCCTGTTAGAAGACGGTCTGACGCCAATTTTTTGGCGGGCACCACAGGCGGGAAACGAAGCAGAGAATAAGGAGGGCAGACGATGGCGACATGGCATAAAGCAGTGCTGATGCTGTGCACTGCCCTGCTTATTGGTCCGCCGGTATCGGCGAGCACCAGCAGCATCGAGTCAGCGCAACGGATCAGCGATACCGCCCGACAGTACATTGCCAAGCGCCATCCCTGGCAGTCGCAAACCACCCGCGTCAGTGTCGGCAAGCTGGACCCGCGGACTCGTCTGCCGCGATGCAGTCAGGCACTGGAAGCTTTTTTACCGCCAGGCGCCCAGATTCGCCGACGTACCACCGTCGGGGTTCGCTGCAGTGGCCAACAGCCGTGGAAAATCTACCTGCCGGTTACCGTCGCGGCCTATGCCAAGGTCATGGTGAGCAAACGCCCCATCGCGCCCGGTGAGACTGTCACGCCCGCGGATGTAAGCTGGGTGGAGCGGGAAGTATCGACGCTCTCTTACGGCTACCTGCGCTCGCTGCAGCAGCCGGGTGGCATGCGCAGCCGACGCAGCATTGCTCAAGGTGCCGTGATTACCGCCAATATGCTGGAAGCCGGTACGCTGATCAGCAAAGGCCAGCAGGTCACTTTGCGCAGCGACAGCGGAGCGATTTCGGTCAGCATGCGTGGCCTGGCACTGGAAGACGGCGCCGTGGGCTCGCTGATCAACGTCCGAAACGTGAGCTCGGGCAAGCAGCTGGAAGGCCGTGTGGAAAACGCCAACACGGTAATACTGAAATAGTTCTAAAGTTTTTTCGATCGCTGCCGTTAGAGAGGTAAGGCAGCGTCAACGCCACAGACAGAAAGGATGAGGAATCAACATGGTCGAACGCATTAATGGCAGCCCGGTAGGCCAGCCGCGTCGGATCGACAGCGGCAATGCCAGCCAGAAAGCCGAAGACAGCAAAGACGTCACGACGTCGGCGAACCTTGCCTCAAGCGCTGAAACCAGCCTGCTGGAACGCGCCCGTGCGGGCATTGAAGCCAGCGACGGCGTGGATCGCCAGAAGGTCGAAGCGATTAAAACCGCGATTCGCAACGGTGAATTCAGCATCGATGCCGATCAGGTCGCCCGCGCCTTTATTGACCTGGAACTGCAAACCAACCCGGCGTAATGGTGATGAGCGATCTTCAACAGGAACTGCTCAGTCACAGCCAGCGCTTTGAAGCCCTGCTGCAGGAAGAGCTGGACACCCTGCGTAATGGCGGCGATGCCGATCGCCTGCGCGAACTGGCAGAGCAAAAGATGGATTGCAGCCAGAGTCTGGAGAACCTCGACCGCTATCGTCGCCAACAGCCAGACAGCCCCGCGCCCGACAGCGAGGTACTGGAGAGCCTGCGACGCTGCCGCGATCTGAATGAACGCATCGGGCATTTGCTGGAGCGGCGGGCAGACTACAATGAACAGGCCATGCAGGTTCTCGGTCTCAGTACCGTTCCACTGCGGACCTACGACGCCGAAGGACGTCGCGGCGCCAATGCGTACAGCCGCAACCTCGGCGAGGCTTAGAACAGACTCAGCTGACTGGCCTCATCCTCCTCCGCAAACCTTACACCGACCCCCATTAATCGCACCGGGCTTTCGAGTCTCGCCCAAGCTTCCTGCATCAGCGGCGCGTAACAGGCCGTGTCCAGCCCCTGTGGCAAGCGCCGATCGACCGTGGTAATGCGAAACTCCCGGCTTTTCATTTTCACGAAAGCACCGACTATCGGCAGTCCCGTCACCTGACCCAGCCGTTTCTGGAGTTCCTCGATCAACTGCACCAGCGCCGCATCGGCCTCGGCCCCCGGCACCACATCAGTGGCAAAGGTACGCTCGACACTCAGTGACTTGCGACGGCGTTCAGGCTTAACCTGGCGCTGATCCTCTCCGCGCGCGTAGCCATAAAGCTGGCGCCCAAAACGCCCGAAGCGTTCTACCAATGCCAGCTCCGACCACGCCTGTAACTGCTCACAGCTTTCGATACCAAGTGCCGACATTTTGGCGGCCATGACTTTACCCACACCGTGGATTTTGGACACCGGCAAATCGCGAACAAACGCCGCGACCTGGTCGGGCCGAATCACCGTCAGACCATCGGGTTTCTGCCAGTCACTGGCAATTTTGGCGAGAAACTTGTTCGGCGCCACACCGGCGGAAATGCCAATGCCCACTTCGGTTTTCACCTCGTGGCGGATCGCTTCGGCGATACGGCTGGCACTGCCCTGAAAATGCGGTGACTCACTCACGTCCAGGTAGGCTTCATCCAGCGACAAGGGTTCAATGCAATCGCTGTAGCGCTCAAAAATCTCCCGTACCTGCATGGCTACCGCTTTGTACTTCGCCATGTTCGGCGGCATCAAAATCAAATCGGGGCAACGCTGCACAGCAATTGCCGTGGGCAAGGCCGAGTGCACACCATAGGCGCGGGCTTCATAGTTACAGGTTGCGATCACCCCTCGACGCGAGGACGCCCCGCCGATTGCCAGTGGCCGACCACGCAGCGATGGGTCATCCCGCATCTCAACCGAGGCGTAGAAACAGTCGCAATCACAATGAATGATTTTTCGCATGAAGAGGAACGCAAGCCAGCGGCGCCGAACCACGCCAAACCCGATACTGTATAAACATACAGAAATTACCTGAAGCGGACGGCATTGTCACGCCCGCAACTCCGGTATACTGTGCGCCCTTAACATCAATGGCAGTAGTAAAGGACATCACTGAATGAGTATTGGCAGCTGGACACCCGAAACCGAAAAAGCCGCGATCAGTATCGACAAGGCTTGGTTGAAGCGTTGTATCACGCTTAGCGACGAAGCCTCGTTGTCAGCACTCCCTGCTCCGTTTACCGATGAAGAGCTGCAACGTTACAGCCCGGTCATGCGGCTGACTCTCGCGCCCTGGCAGGAAGCCGTTGCTGATTTGAGTAACGACGAACTCATTGCACTCATTCGCTTTTTCACCGTTGCTGAAGAACGTATCAGCGGCTGGGATGCCGGTGCGGAATCCCCCGCCATCTGGATCAATAAAGTGCTGCGTCAACGTGGCGAAAAACTGTCGGTAGAGACGCTTCGCTGGATTCGCGCCAACAGCAGCAACCGCTTTATTCCCAACGGCGGATTATAGTCGTCGTTTATCAGGTATTTTTATTATTGAAGGCGGCCAGTTGCTCAGCGCTGGCCTCACGCTGATACTTATCTTTCCACTCGCCGTAGGGCACGCCATAGACCCGCTCACGGGCGGCATCGTAGTCAACACTCTCACCCATCTCCTCAGCGGCGGCAACATACCACTTCGACAGGCAGTTGCGGCAGAAGCCCGCCAGGTTCATCAGCTCGATATTCTGCACGTCTTTGCGACTGTCGAGATGCTCTAGCAGACGTCTGAAAACAGCGGCTTCAATCGCATCAGTTCGTGTTTTTTCCATAACAATGTCTCTTCTTGTGCTCAGTTTGTGTTCATTATCAGAAAATTTGCTATGTTAAGCCAACGAACAGACTTCCTGCTCGCGAAGCCCTAACCCAATAAATGGAGTCATTAGCATGGCTAAACAGAAACTGGACCCTGTAGCACTCATCAGTAAAGAGATCGAATCTCTCGAAAGCAAAGTGGAAAAACTGCGTGACCGGCTTATCAGCGATGCAGAGAAAGCGATGGATCGCGCGAAAGCCCAGGCTGAAAAAGCCAAGGTCAAAATGAAGGCAGAGCAGGACAAACTGCGCGAGCTTCAGCAAAAGGCCAAGAGCAATATGGACAAAACGGTTGAGCGTCAGCTTGAGCGTGCACACAAGGCGATTGATGCCGCCAAGGAACTGGAAGTCGATGCCAAGGCGCTGGTCATTATGGCCCGCGACCAGATCAAAGAACTGAAGTCGGATTATCAGCGTGCTCGCGCCATGGCGAAGGCCGCGCATACTGCCGCTAAAGATTTCGACAAGAAAAACCCCGCGCCGAAGAAGGCTCCCGCAAAGAAAGCCGCGGTGAAGAAGGCACCAGCCAAAAAAGCCCCCGCCAAGAAAGCACCGGCTAAAAAGGCTCCCGCAAAGAAAGCGGCAGTGAAGAAAGCACCGGCTAAAAAAGCCCCCGCCAAGAAAGCGGCAGCCAAAAAAGCGCCGGCTAAAGCTGCGGCGCCCTCACCGAGCAACGGTAGCTGATCACCCTACTCGTCGCTGGCCGGTGACCCGGCCAGCGTCACCACACTGTTCAATATCAACTGAATCAGCTGCGTCTGTCTGGCCACTCCCGTTTTGGAGAACACCGAGCTCAGGTGCGACTTGGCCGTATTCCTGGAAATATTCAGACTCTCCGACGCTTCATCCAGGCTCTGCCCGTTAACCAGACGAATAGCCAATTTGGATTCCGCCGGCGTCAAACCGAACAGCGCAATCAACACATCACTGGGTGCCTGACGCGGCGCCATGGGGTCACTGATAAATACCGCGACGGCCGGACTGGGTTCACTGCCGTGATCGCTTAACGGCAATGGCCGCAACAGCAGACTCAGGCCGCTGATCGCATTCGCCGCAGCGCTAATACGAAAGGCGCGAACACAACCCGCTTCACGATGATGGTGAGCGTCGATCACCTCGGCCAGTAATTCACGGAATGCCTGCTGCTCACGAGCATCGCTGAACTTGAGGCGCTGTCCCAGCGACGATTGCACGCTGTGCTGTTCCAGCAGGCGCGCCGCAATAGGGTTGCCCTGAATGACACGCCCCTCGGCATCCAGAGTGAGTACACCAACAGACAGGCTGTCGATCGTGTCCGCATAAAAGGCTCGCTCACTTTCGCTTTCCCGCAAGCGTGAATAGATTTCCACGGCTTGCTTAATATGCGGCAGCACCGACTTACAGAGTTGCTTTTCCCGCTCGCCGAAATCGTCCCGGCTCGCCGGGCGCGTCACCCTCAAGCGGGCCAGCAAGCGATTGCCATCCCACAAGTCCGCGCCGAGAATATGCCGCACATTGGCAGGTTGAATGTAGTTGCGGTAGTACTCGCTGGCCTCAAATTCGGCCGACGATACATACTCCGCCACGGTCACAACTTCCCCATCCGGCAGGTTCACAAAGGGGTCTAGCGCAAAATAGGTTTCGTTGTAGGCGTGGTAGATTTCAGGCGACACAACCAGCGCATTGAGGATCACACCGGGGTCGTGCTCATTGGGGGGTCTCAGCAGCAAGGTCGCGTAATTGCCGCCCAGCAGATCGCGCAGCTGATCGAGAAAACGCTGCCATGGCGGCGTCTCCAGCGTACCGCCATACAGCGCGTAGAGCAGCGCATCCATACGCGGTGGAACTGACATATCTGTCGACATAGCAAACCGGGACCGTTGTGAAGCACCAGCCCCGATTCTAATGGCTGAGTAGCGTGAATTCACCTCTGCACTGCTAATTCGTCTGCCGCGACTTAATGCGGCAGATATTCACCACCGTTCACATCCAGTGCCGCGCCGGTAACGGCATGAGCATAGTCGGAGCCAAGAAAAATGGCCGCTTTGGCACAGTCAGCATCGTCGGGAATCCGGCGCAGCGGGATATTGGCCGCCACCGCCGCCTTTTGTTGTTCTACCGTCGGGCCGCCCGCCTCTTCGGCCATTTTGAAGTAGCCCTCGACAGACGGCCCCCACATCCACCCCATAAACGCGGAGTTAACGCGAATATTGTCGGGCCCCAGCTCCAGAGCCAGGTGCGAAGTCGCATTGGCCAATGCCGCTTTCGACGCGCCATAACCCGCCTGGCTGGGCATCGGTTTGCGGGTGACCATGGTGTTGATCATGACAACCGCACCACCGCCCTGCTTTCTCATATGGGGCACGGCTTCCAGTGTCAGCCCCATGGTGCCAAAGAAATTGACATCCATCGCTTCCCGCCAGCTGCCCAGATCAGCCTCGGCAATGGGCGTAAACGCGCCGGGAACATAGGCGCTGTTGAACAGTACATCGATACGACCGAAACGCTCGACGGTGGCAGCAACCAGTGCAGCACACTGCTCGCGGCTGCTGATATCTGTCGGCACCTTCAGCAACTCATTGCTCAGCCCGGCCTCCCGAATCAGCTTTTCTGCATCATCGAGCTTCGCTGGCGTGCGCGCGCACATGGCAACTTTGGCTCCCTGACGAGCCGCTTCCAGAGCGAGTTCCTGCCCCAGTCCAGGACCGATTCCCGATACAATGACCACTTTATCTTTCAGCAACATCTGACTTTCCTGTTATTTTTCTGCGGTGTAAGAGATGGAAGAAAGACTATCCGACGACTGCCCCGGCAGCACCACCCGTTCGGGTGGCGGACAGCGAGCCGCCCGCCGCGGTTCATTAAGCCAACCGCCCCCTGGCCTTCAAGCGTAGCGCTGGCGATACTTTTCCTGCAGCGGCTTTTTATACATCTTGCCGTTGTCCTTTCTCGGCAGACGTTTTTCTACATAGAACGCTTTGGGGCATTTCACCGACGACATACGTTCGTGGCACCAGCGATTGAGACGCTCACAGAGATCGCCCTCATCCACACTGTCTGATGCGGGCTGAACCACTGCCACCACGCGCTGCCCGAATTCCTCATCGGGCAGACCGAAGACCGCCACATCCGCAAGTTCAGGATGGGCTATCAACAGGCTTTCTATTTCCTGCGGGTAGATATTTACGCCACCGGAAATCACCATGAAATCCTTGCGATCAGCGAGATAGAGAAAGCCCTCATCATCGACATACCCCATATCGCCCACTGTGGCCCAGCCTGCAGGGTGATGAGCCCCGGCCGTTTTCTCCGGTTCGTTGTGGTACTCGAAGCCTGCGAAGCCGGAAAAGTAGATCATGCCGGTTTCGCCCTGAGGTAACTCCTCGCCGTCATCATCGACGATGTGCAGGTCTCCCATTAACGGCAGTCCCACCGATCCCGGATGCGATAACCACTGGGTGCTGTTAATGGCCGTCATCCCAATACCTTCGCTGGCGGCGTAGTACTCATTGATGATCGGTCCCCACCAGGCAATCATCTCGCGCTTAACCGACGTGGGACAGGGTGCCGCCGCATGCGTTGCCACTTTCAGGCTGCCCAGGTCATACGCCTCTCGGACATTCTGAGGCAGCTTCAGCAGGCGAACAAACATGATCGGCACCCACTGGCTGCAGGTCACTCGGTAGCGCTCAATAGCCGCCAGCGAACGCTCGGGGTCAAAGCCATCCATAATCACCACCGTGCCCCCCAGCGCCATCGCTGCCATGGCACTGTGCATGGGCGCGGCGTGGTACAGCGGTGCCGGAGTGAGGTAGACAGAATCCGCCTCGATACCCAGAAACGCGGCTATGCCCATAAGCAGTGGCGACAGTTCGTCAAAGGCCAGCTCCGGGCGGTTGGGCTTGATGCCTTTAGGTTTGCCGGTAGTCCCGGAGGAATAGAGCATGGGGATACCGGCTAGCTGCCGCGCCATCGGCGTGCCGGGTTGAGCCGCCATAGCAGCGTCGAGACTTTCAAAGTCATCGGTCTGCCCCTCGCTGACATACCAATGTTCAACAGGCAGCGCCTGGCGATCCAACTGACGGGCAATATGAAGGTAACGCGGCGAACTGATAAACAACTTCGCCCCGGAGTTCTCCAGAATATAGGCCACCTCATCTGCAAGCAGATGACTGTGCAAGGGTGTAAACACCAAGCCACAACGTTGCGCCGCCCAGGCAATTTCAATAAACCGTAGACAGTTTTCCAACTGGAAGGCAATGTGGTCGCCAGCGCTCAGGCCACATTGATAAAAGTGTCTCGCCAACTGGTTTGACGCCGCATCCAGCTGTGCATAGGTGAGCGATTCACCACTGTCAGCGAGGATACAAGCGGCTTTGTCGGGGGTCGATTGGGCATGGTGGTGAGGATGCAGCACAGTAATACTCCCGTGTGATTATTATTGTTGCCCACAAGACGCCGGGCGTGTCATCGACAATAAGCGCTTCCTCCCCGCGCATCAAGATTGCGATGACGACATTCCAAGACGGGCGTTGTTAGCAGCGAACACATTAACCTATACTGCAAAAATTGAATCGACTACGAGGACAGACGATGAGTGCATTCTCCGCGCTGATGCAAACGGTAACCGCCGAGGGTGAGGGACAATTCAAGGCGTCGATCACCGACAGCTGGCTACAGGGAAGAACCGCCTTCGGAGGGCTTAGCACCGCACTGGTCACGGCGGCCATGCGCCAGCAGGTCGCCTCAGAACGCCGCTTGCGCGCATTGTCTGTCAGCTTCGTCGGCCCGGCGCCGGCCGGTGACCATCAGGTATTGCTGAGACCGCTGCGCGAAGGCGGTTCCGTAACGCATATTCAAGGCGAACTGCAATGCGACGGCGAGGTCGCCACGATGGTAACGGCCGCCTACGGCAAGGATCGCGCCTCGGCCATCGTCACCCCCTCAGCCCCTCGCCCGGCAAATATCACATCGCCGGAAGACAGCGAGTCGATGCCGTATATCGAAGGCATTACCCCAGCATTTACCCAGCATTTTGATATGCGTCTCGCCAGCGGCTCACTGCCCTTCAGCGGCGCTGACTCGGCAGACTTTGCCATGTGGCTCGCCTACAAGGACGCCACAGTCATGGATGAAAACGCCATGATCGGCCTCGCCGATGCTCC belongs to Spongiibacter tropicus DSM 19543 and includes:
- the flgB gene encoding flagellar basal body rod protein FlgB, whose amino-acid sequence is MAINFDKALGVHQQALMLRQQRMELLANNIANADTPGYKARDIDFKQAMGEVSAGQQLSLSLSNGAHIANSATAGSGTAEVMYRVPQQPSLDGNTVEESVEQTAFADNTLRYQATMSFLSSRFAGMKSVLSGGQ
- the flgA gene encoding flagellar basal body P-ring formation chaperone FlgA, whose translation is MATWHKAVLMLCTALLIGPPVSASTSSIESAQRISDTARQYIAKRHPWQSQTTRVSVGKLDPRTRLPRCSQALEAFLPPGAQIRRRTTVGVRCSGQQPWKIYLPVTVAAYAKVMVSKRPIAPGETVTPADVSWVEREVSTLSYGYLRSLQQPGGMRSRRSIAQGAVITANMLEAGTLISKGQQVTLRSDSGAISVSMRGLALEDGAVGSLINVRNVSSGKQLEGRVENANTVILK
- the flgM gene encoding flagellar biosynthesis anti-sigma factor FlgM, producing MVERINGSPVGQPRRIDSGNASQKAEDSKDVTTSANLASSAETSLLERARAGIEASDGVDRQKVEAIKTAIRNGEFSIDADQVARAFIDLELQTNPA
- a CDS encoding flagellar export chaperone FlgN; translation: MSDLQQELLSHSQRFEALLQEELDTLRNGGDADRLRELAEQKMDCSQSLENLDRYRRQQPDSPAPDSEVLESLRRCRDLNERIGHLLERRADYNEQAMQVLGLSTVPLRTYDAEGRRGANAYSRNLGEA
- the dinB gene encoding DNA polymerase IV, producing MRKIIHCDCDCFYASVEMRDDPSLRGRPLAIGGASSRRGVIATCNYEARAYGVHSALPTAIAVQRCPDLILMPPNMAKYKAVAMQVREIFERYSDCIEPLSLDEAYLDVSESPHFQGSASRIAEAIRHEVKTEVGIGISAGVAPNKFLAKIASDWQKPDGLTVIRPDQVAAFVRDLPVSKIHGVGKVMAAKMSALGIESCEQLQAWSELALVERFGRFGRQLYGYARGEDQRQVKPERRRKSLSVERTFATDVVPGAEADAALVQLIEELQKRLGQVTGLPIVGAFVKMKSREFRITTVDRRLPQGLDTACYAPLMQEAWARLESPVRLMGVGVRFAEEDEASQLSLF
- a CDS encoding DUF1244 domain-containing protein, encoding MEKTRTDAIEAAVFRRLLEHLDSRKDVQNIELMNLAGFCRNCLSKWYVAAAEEMGESVDYDAARERVYGVPYGEWKDKYQREASAEQLAAFNNKNT
- a CDS encoding helix-turn-helix transcriptional regulator, producing the protein MSVPPRMDALLYALYGGTLETPPWQRFLDQLRDLLGGNYATLLLRPPNEHDPGVILNALVVSPEIYHAYNETYFALDPFVNLPDGEVVTVAEYVSSAEFEASEYYRNYIQPANVRHILGADLWDGNRLLARLRVTRPASRDDFGEREKQLCKSVLPHIKQAVEIYSRLRESESERAFYADTIDSLSVGVLTLDAEGRVIQGNPIAARLLEQHSVQSSLGQRLKFSDAREQQAFRELLAEVIDAHHHREAGCVRAFRISAAANAISGLSLLLRPLPLSDHGSEPSPAVAVFISDPMAPRQAPSDVLIALFGLTPAESKLAIRLVNGQSLDEASESLNISRNTAKSHLSSVFSKTGVARQTQLIQLILNSVVTLAGSPASDE
- a CDS encoding SDR family oxidoreductase produces the protein MLLKDKVVIVSGIGPGLGQELALEAARQGAKVAMCARTPAKLDDAEKLIREAGLSNELLKVPTDISSREQCAALVAATVERFGRIDVLFNSAYVPGAFTPIAEADLGSWREAMDVNFFGTMGLTLEAVPHMRKQGGGAVVMINTMVTRKPMPSQAGYGASKAALANATSHLALELGPDNIRVNSAFMGWMWGPSVEGYFKMAEEAGGPTVEQQKAAVAANIPLRRIPDDADCAKAAIFLGSDYAHAVTGAALDVNGGEYLPH
- a CDS encoding acyl-CoA synthetase, translated to MLHPHHHAQSTPDKAACILADSGESLTYAQLDAASNQLARHFYQCGLSAGDHIAFQLENCLRFIEIAWAAQRCGLVFTPLHSHLLADEVAYILENSGAKLFISSPRYLHIARQLDRQALPVEHWYVSEGQTDDFESLDAAMAAQPGTPMARQLAGIPMLYSSGTTGKPKGIKPNRPELAFDELSPLLMGIAAFLGIEADSVYLTPAPLYHAAPMHSAMAAMALGGTVVIMDGFDPERSLAAIERYRVTCSQWVPIMFVRLLKLPQNVREAYDLGSLKVATHAAAPCPTSVKREMIAWWGPIINEYYAASEGIGMTAINSTQWLSHPGSVGLPLMGDLHIVDDDGEELPQGETGMIYFSGFAGFEYHNEPEKTAGAHHPAGWATVGDMGYVDDEGFLYLADRKDFMVISGGVNIYPQEIESLLIAHPELADVAVFGLPDEEFGQRVVAVVQPASDSVDEGDLCERLNRWCHERMSSVKCPKAFYVEKRLPRKDNGKMYKKPLQEKYRQRYA
- a CDS encoding acyl-CoA thioesterase → MSAFSALMQTVTAEGEGQFKASITDSWLQGRTAFGGLSTALVTAAMRQQVASERRLRALSVSFVGPAPAGDHQVLLRPLREGGSVTHIQGELQCDGEVATMVTAAYGKDRASAIVTPSAPRPANITSPEDSESMPYIEGITPAFTQHFDMRLASGSLPFSGADSADFAMWLAYKDATVMDENAMIGLADAPPMPGLNQVKGLGVGSSLSWYLEFPELSADAQHSEGLWYLDYRCQAGSKGYFSNYATIYAPNGEAAMFSRQVATVFEK